One segment of Ziziphus jujuba cultivar Dongzao chromosome 12, ASM3175591v1 DNA contains the following:
- the LOC107429594 gene encoding putative zinc transporter At3g08650 — MWLRFKQVLLFSLFFIIFFGTATAESEGEISHKLIAAPHKNIRTNVIDGTGTEKVFNFDGTEDGMGEKKSGNSKVSVSTVALFTLAMAAATGLGAVPFFFVELDPQWAGLCNGMAAGVMLAASFDLVQEGQGHGIGHSAGNWVVIGILAGGVFIWLCKKFLEQYGEVSMLDIKGADAAKVVLVIGIMTLHSFGEGSGVGVSFAGTKGFSQGLLVTLAIAVHNIPEGLAVSMVLASRGVSPQNAMLWSVITSLPQPIVAVPSFICADAFNKFLPFCTGFAAGCMIWMVVAEVLPDAFKEASPSQVASAATLSVAFMEALSTLLQNFTHDYNSEDASGFFVSLLFGLGPLLGGIVLVTFALSFQLQHALLMGSASGIAFVLGAWRPLQLLFQSKMGFLPLTFLLASGAAFVHFLSSSVLNIAGRKRTSANNLPTVTGFPISIHTLQAFISCGAVALHALAEGLALGVAAPKAYGLGRHMVLPVSLHGLPRGAAVASCIFGAADSWHGALAAASLIGFMGPISAIGAILAGIDYSGLDHVMIFACGGLLPSFGRIIKRAARLDTRKSSCGLVMGMGFAILCLTCTKLVCLHTPYCNSAPEAVR; from the exons ATGTGGCTGAGATTTAAACAAGTCTTGTTATTTTCGTTGTTCTTTATAATATTCTTCGGTACTGCCACAGCAGAGTCTGAAGGTGAAATTTCACATAAGTTGATAGCTGCTCCTCACAAAAACATAAGAACCAATGTTATAGATGGCACGGGAACAGAGAAAGTTTTCAACTTTGACGGTACTGAAGATGGAATGGGCGAGAAGAAAAGTGGGAATAGCAAAGTTTCAGTGTCAACAGTTGCACTATTCACATTGGCAATGGCTGCTGCCACTGGTTTAGGTGCAGTCCCATTCTTCTTTGTAGAGCTTGATCCACAGTGGGCTGGATTATGCAATGGAATGGCTGCTGGTGTGATGTTGGCTGCAAGCTTTGACCTCGTACAGGAAGGGCAAGGTCATGGGATAGGTCATAGTGCTGGGAATTGGGTTGTGATTGGGATTTTAGCTGGTGGAGTTTTTATTTGGCTATGTAAGAAG TTTCTTGAACAATATGGGGAAGTTAGCATGTTGGATATAAAAGGTGCTGATGCAGCAAAGGTTGTTCTTGTAATTGGAATTATGACCCTCCATTCATTTGGGGAGGGATCTGGTGTTGGAGTATCATTTGCTGGCACCAAGGGTTTCTCTCAAGGTCTTCTGGTTACTCTAGCTATAGCTGTGCACAACATACCAGAAGGACTAGCTGTGAGCATGGTGCTTGCATCCAGGGGTGTTTCTCCTCAGAATGCAATGCTATGGAGTGTAATTACATCCTTGCCTCAG CCCATTGTAGCAGTCCCTTCATTCATATGTGCTGATGCATTCAACAAGTTCCTTCCTTTCTGTACTGGCTTTGCTGCTGGATGTATGATCTGGATGGTTGTTGCTGAGGTACTTCCCGATGCATTCAAg GAAGCCTCTCCATCACAGGTTGCATCAGCAGCTACTCTTTCTGTTGCATTTATGGAAGCTCTTAGCACACTGCTTCAGAATTTCACCCATGACTACAA TTCAGAGGATGCTTCTGGCTTCTTTGTTTCACTTCTTTTTGGTCTTGGGCCATTGCTTGGTGGCATTGTTCTTGTCACATTTGCTTTATCTTTCCAGCTTCAGCATGCTCTCCTCATGGGTTCAGCTTCTGGCATTGCCTTTGTCCTTGGTGCTTGGCGACCGCTGCAGCTACTTTTTCAATCAAAGATGGGGTTTCTTCCTCTTACGTTTTTGCTTGCATCTGGAGCTGCTTTTGTCCATTTTTTGAGTTCTAGTGTTTTGAATATTGCTGGACGTAAAAGAACTTCAGCGAATAACTTACCAACAGTAACTGGCTTCCCAATCAGTATTCACACCTTACAGGCATTCATATCATGTGGAGCAGTTGCCTTACATGCTTTGGCCGAAGGGCTTGCACTAGGAGTGGCTGCACCAAAAGCTTATGGACTAGGACGTCACATGGTGCTTCCTGTATCCCTACACGGGCTCCCTCGGGGTGCTGCTGTTGCTAGCTGCATATTTGGGGCTGCTGACAGCTGGCATGGGGCCCTTGCGGCTGCTTCCCTAATTGGATTCATGGGTCCAATATCTGCTATTGGAGCCATACTTGCAGGAATTGACTATAGCGGTCTGGACCATGTGATGATTTTTGCTTGTGGGGGACTACTACCAAGCTTTGGAAGAATAATCAAGAGAGCAGCAAGGTTGGATACTCGAAAAAGCAGTTGTGGCCTTGTGATGGGCATGGGTTTTGCCATTTTGTGTTTAACGTGCACCAAGTTGGTTTGTTTGCACACCCCTTATTGCAATTCTGCACCAGAGGCTGTGAGATAG